The following proteins come from a genomic window of Sorghum bicolor cultivar BTx623 chromosome 3, Sorghum_bicolor_NCBIv3, whole genome shotgun sequence:
- the LOC8061355 gene encoding protein CLMP1, which produces MGKSGAKKKKPAAAAAAAAKPPPASAEQKATPPPSSSLPAANGGASPHQAVDAGVLLRRAHELKEEGNRLFQSRDYAGALRQYELALRLAPRGHPDRAVFHSNRAACLLQLRPVDHEAVAQECSLALQAEPRFPRALLRRARALEALGRHELALADALALLALDPDHRDAIDLSYRLRSRVNASSAASASSAPEPTSRPSPAALGASAVVAGLGHSLPARPFPKKQPPPPPPATLQPNLAVMSKSNPSPLPKLVPFSNSPPSSAKPLAADSSEKAMTLPVASLLPATVEPLINKKVVTRWRPLKLVYDHDIRLGQVPEKCSFRTLREFVAKRFPSSKAVLIKYKDADGDLVTITSTEELRLAESFIDKVGHEVVENGREGDNKLPVLRLHLVEVSPEQEPTLPSEEEKLEEDEELLINGEYSTLNTSAVVTNAEVMKQDVENGVAEQSMETGKKDCGHAECKEAEIDDWLLQFAELFRNQVGIDADAHLDLHELGMELCSEALEETVTSEEAQALFEMAASKFQEVAALALFNWGNVHMCEARKRIPLDESAPKEVMAAQLRTAYHWVKERYALAGHKYEEALKIKPDFYEGLLALGQQHFETAKLHWSFALADKADLSTWDSLETFKLFDSAEHNMRAATEMWEKVEEQRMAELKEPGAGEKDEVLRKRHAGGQPELTPEEAAEQAAVMRQQIHLFWGNMLFERSQVEFKLSVGDWKTNLDASVERFKLAGASESDISTVLKNHFSNAASECEEKKVMTSGTEISQTNDNVEDKCVVET; this is translated from the coding sequence ATGGGCAAGTCCGGCGCAAAAAAGAAGaagccggccgccgccgccgccgcggcggcgaaaCCGCCGCCCGCCTCGGCTGAGCAGAAGGCGACGCCGCCGCCTTCGTCCTCTTTACCCGCGGCGAACGGCGGCGCGTCGCCTCACCAGGCGGTGGACGCCGGCGTCCTCTTGCGCCGCGCGCACGAGCTCAAGGAGGAAGGCAACCGCCTGTTCCAGTCGCGCGACTACGCCGGGGCGCTGCGCCAGTACGAGCTGGCGCTCCGCCTCGCCCCGCGCGGCCACCCGGACCGCGCCGTCTTCCACAGCAACCGCGCCGCCTGCCTCCTCCAGCTCCGCCCCGTGGACCACGAGGCCGTCGCCCAGGAGTGCTCCCTCGCGCTCCAGGCCGAGCCGCGCTTCCCGCGCGCTCTCCTCCGCCGCGCCCGCGCGCTCGAGGCGCTCGGTCGCCACGAGCTCGCCCTCGCCGACGCGCTCGCGCTCCTTGCGCTCGACCCTGACCACCGCGACGCCATCGACCTCTCCTACCGACTACGCTCACGTGTCAACGCGTCCTCGGCTGCCTCCGCTTCCTCGGCACCCGAGCCCACCAGCCGGCCTTCCCCCGCTGCCCTTGGTGCCTCTGCTGTTGTCGCCGGACTTGGCCATTCCCTCCCCGCTCGCCCATTCCCTAAGAAACAACCACCACCACCCCCACCTGCTACTTTGCAGCCAAATCTCGCAGTGATGTCAAAATCTAACCCATCACCGTTGCCCAAGCTGGTGCCATTCTCCAATTCCCCGCCATCTTCAGCCAAGCCTTTGGCTGCAGATAGCTCCGAGAAGGCCATGACGCTGCCAGTGGCCTCTTTGTTACCAGCAACAGTGGAACCGCTTATAAATAAAAAGGTTGTGACGAGATGGAGGCCTCTCAAGCTGGTGTACGACCACGACATTAGGCTTGGGCAGGTTCCAGAGAAATGCAGCTTCCGTACACTTCGGGAGTTTGTAGCCAAGAGGTTCCCATCATCCAAGGCAGTGTTGATTAAGTATAAGGATGCTGATGGTGATCTAGTTACCATCACATCGACAGAAGAGCTTCGGTTAGCTGAATCATTCATTGATAAAGTTGGCCACGAGGTTGTAGAAAATGGGAGGGAGGGTGACAATAAGCTCCCGGTGTTGAGGCTGCATCTTGTTGAAGTGAGCCCAGAACAGGAACCAACTTTGCCATCAGAAGAGGAGAAGttggaggaggatgaggagttGTTGATCAATGGTGAATATAGCACTTTGAATACTTCTGCAGTGGTAACCAACGCTGAGGTGATGAAGCAAGATGTCGAGAATGGAGTTGCTGAGCAAAGTATGGAGACAGGAAAGAAGGATTGTGGCCATGCTGAGTGCAAGGAAGCTGAGATTGATGATTGGTTGCTTCAATTTGCAGAATTGTTCCGGAACCAGGTTGGGATTGATGCAGATGCGCATCTGGACCTGCATGAGCTGGGCATGGAGCTGTGCTCTGAGGCTCTCGAGGAAACTGTGACAAGCGAGGAGGCTCAGGCCCTTTTTGAGATGGCTGCTTCTAAATTTCAGGAGGTTGCTGCCTTGGCCTTATTCAATTGGGGAAATGTGCACATGTGTGAAGCAAGGAAGCGCATCCCTCTCGATGAATCTGCTCCAAAGGAAGTCATGGCTGCTCAGCTCCGCACAGCTTATCATTGGGTGAAGGAGAGGTACGCTCTTGCAGGGCACAAGTATGAGGAGGCCCTTAAAATCAAGCCAGACTTCTATGAAGGGCTTCTTGCTTTAGGCCAGCAACACTTCGAGACTGCAAAGCTTCATTGGTCATTTGCACTGGCAGATAAGGCTGACCTATCTACCTGGGATTCTTTGGAGACATTCAAGCTTTTTGATAGCGCTGAGCATAACATGAGGGCTGCAACAGAGATGTGGGAGAAGGTGGAAGAACAGAGAATGGCAGAGTTAAAAGAACCAGGTGCAGGCGAGAAGGATGAGGTACTGAGGAAAAGGCATGCAGGTGGTCAACCGGAGTTGACACCAGAAGAGGCAGCTGAGCAGGCAGCAGTAATGAGGCAACAGATTCACCTCTTCTGGGGTAATATGCTTTTCGAGCGTTCTCAAGTGGAGTTTAAGCTCAGTGTCGGTGACTGGAAGACAAATCTTGATGCATCTGTTGAAAGGTTTAAGCTGGCTGGAGCTTCAGAATCAGATATTTCGACAGTGTTGAAAAATCACTTTTCTAATGCAGCCTCTGAGTGTGAAGAGAAGAAAGTCATGACTTCAGGCACAGAAATTTCACAAACAAATGACAATGTTGAAGATAAGTGTGTGGTTGAAACCTAA